In Rhinoraja longicauda isolate Sanriku21f chromosome 13, sRhiLon1.1, whole genome shotgun sequence, one genomic interval encodes:
- the LOC144599586 gene encoding uracil nucleotide/cysteinyl leukotriene receptor-like has translation MAYPILPSNASGPQCVQESVEENLFFSSFYGVVFVLAFVGNILAVWVFSCDNNTNTTTNIYLMHLAVADLCYVLILPMRMVYHLSQNHWPFGEVPCRITGFLFYLNMYASIFFLTCISADRFLAIVYPVRSMRVRKPLYANMACVALWVLVVVGVAPMLGAPQTLQSSNTTTVCLQLYREKTSSFALVPLTVGFVVPFVITVTCYLLIIHSLRRGNRIERHLKDKAIKMIILVLTIFLICFVPYHINRYLYILSSGTAQADCRQRRLMALSNRVTSCLTSLNSCLDPVVYFFVGEKFRERFCHFVCGRRKRTQSVSHETKTNESSLSGKSEL, from the coding sequence ATGGCGTACCCAATCCTGCCCAGCAATGCCAGTGGGCCACAGTGCGTCCAGGAGAGCGTCGAGGAGAAcctcttcttctcctccttctaCGGGGTGGTGTTCGTGCTGGCGTTTGTGGGCAACATCCTGGCCGTATGGGTCTTCTCCTGCGACAACAATACCAATACCACCACCAACATCTACCTGATGCACCTGGCGGTGGCCGACCTGTGCTACGTGCTGATCCTGCCCATGCGTATGGTCTACCACCTGAGCCAGAACCACTGGCCGTTTGGCGAGGTGCCTTGCCGCATCACCGGCTTCCTCTTCTACCTCAACATGTACGCCAGCATCTTCTTCCTCACCTGCATCAGCGCCGACCGCTTCCTGGCCATCGTCTACCCGGTCAGGTCCATGCGCGTCCGCAAGCCACTCTATGCCAACATGGCCTGCGTGGCGCTGTgggtgctggtggtggtgggggtggctcCCATGCTAGGAGCGCCGCAGACCCTGCAGAGCAGCAACACCACCACCGTCTGCCTCCAGCTCTACCGCGAGAAGACCTCCAGCTTCGCCCTGGTGCCCCTGACGGTGGGCTTTGTGGTGCCCTTCGTGATCACGGTGACCTGCTACCTGCTCATCATCCACAGCCTCCGCCGGGGCAACCGCATCGAGAGGCACCTGAAGGACAAGGCCATCAAGATGATCATCCTGGTGCTGACCATCTTCCTCATCTGCTTTGTGCCCTACCACATCAACCGTTACCTCTACATCCTGTCCAGCGGCACGGCACAGGCCGACTGCCGGCAGCGGCGGCTGATGGCCCTTAGCAACCGCGTCACCTCCTGCCTCACCAGCCTCAACAGCTGCCTCGACCCCGTCGTCTACTTCTTCGTTGGCGAGAAGTTCCGCGAGCGATTCTGCCACTTCGTGTGCGGCCGCAGGAAGAGGACGCAGTCCGTCAGCCATGAGACCAAGACCAACGAGAGCTCGCTCAGCGGCAAGTCCGAGCTCTAG